One Salvelinus namaycush isolate Seneca chromosome 4, SaNama_1.0, whole genome shotgun sequence genomic window carries:
- the LOC120045643 gene encoding proline-rich transmembrane protein 1-like, producing the protein MLLSPGGVTATRGHRHSGGTDERTTTKPHRPHGEDKDTAKPVCCPPPSSPPGRVRPAPACPSADRPQIQPSSPSHHEHLTQERLVKTAHTEGHSDPQRGRRTRGDGSHCTDSDTPTGSPAMGVDTPPVPYPDELSVLLSTQLNNHVREGPGASPSPTQGLAAASRPTPGALSRPEGGQQASPLGPQGPGCPRILQPPRHHKRVSIPALPQGGTNGSLLRSGSSALLANHRTKQLPPPSRGLPCFNSGPQAVSPSLDHGVLAKPRALGVRRELGRTSPPSPSLEMPDLGLLRARVLVPPSLSFIPMPKIH; encoded by the exons ATGCTGCTCAGTCCGGGAGGTGTCACTGCCACCAGAGGTCACCGTCACTCGGGGGGGACAGACGAACGCACCACGACAAAGCCACACAGACCTCATGGAGAGGACAAGGACACAGCCAAGCC GGTTTGCTGCCCACCCCCTTCTTCTCCCCCGGGCAGGGTTCGCCCCGCACCAGCATGCCCCAGCGCAGACAGA CCACAAATACAGCCTTCCAGCCCCAGCCACCACGAGCACCTCACCCAAGAAAGACTAGTAAAAACAGCCCACACCGAGGGCCACAGTGACccccagagagggaggaggaccaGGGGAGATGGATCCCACTGCACAGACTCTGACACACCCACTGGAAGCCCGGCCATGGGTGTGGACACTCCACCAGTGCCTTACCCAGATGAATTGAGTGTGCTGCTTAGCACCCAGCTCAACAACCATGTCAGAGAGGGTCCTGGAGCCAGCCCCAGTCCCACCCAGGGGCTTGCTGCAGCCAGCAGACCAACACCAGGAGCTCTGTCCAGGCCAGAGGGAGGGCAGCAAGCCTCTCCATTGGGGCCACAGGGCCCTGGCTGCCCTCGCATCCTGCAGCCGCCACGCCACCACAAGCGTGTGTCCATCCCGGCTCTGCCTCAGGGGGGCACTAATGGCTCTCTTCTTCGATCGGGGTCTTCAGCGCTGCTGGCCAACCACAGGACCAAGCAGCTGCCGCCTCCCTCCAGGGGCTTGCCCTGCTTCAACTCTGGTCCCCAGGCGGTGAGCCCGTCTCTGGACCATGGGGTGCTCGCTAAGCCCCGGGCTCTGGGGGTCAGGAGGGAACTTGGGAGAACCAGCCCTCCTAGCCCTAGTCTGGAAATGCCAGACCTGGGACTGCTCAGAGCCAGAGTCCTGGTTCCCCCCAGCCTCTCATTCATCCCCATGCCAAAAATCCACTGA